ATTCGATCATGAACGAAGACGCCGAGCCGATTACGGGTTTGCGGACCGGTGTGCCGATGGAATTGGAGCGGATTGTTAACAAGTGTCTGGAGAAAACTCCGGGGAATCGCTACCAATCGGTTAATGAACTTATTGTGGACTTGCGGCGGATAAGAAAAGTTGCTAATCCCGAGAACGTTGCTCCTGCAGCTTACAAGAAGTTAGAAACGGCGAGTTTTAAAAAGCGAGCATTTATCTGGATTGGAGTTAGTCTTGCTGTCATTTTCACGGCAATTGCTGGTTATTTGTTTCTTGCTAGAGAAGCAAGCAGTCCAGAACGTATCCCCATTGCAGTTGTGGACGTCATAAATGAGACTGGTGAGAAGGAACTAGATGGATTTATCCGGTCTGCTCATTACATCATTAGAGCAATCGCGGCGATTGTCTGTTCTCACTCGATCAAGACTATTTGACATTCTCAAGCAAATGGGCAAGCCGAACATCGAACAAATCGACGTGGAACTTGGGCGGGAGATTTGTAGGAAGGCAAACATTAACTTCCTGGCAATTGCCTCTATCAGAAAATTTGGCCGGGTTTATACACTTGACTTTAAGCTACTTGATACTAACAAGAACAGATATTTTCTGACCGCATCTGAAAACGGTGAAGGGCACGAGAGTATCCCTGATTTGATTGACAAACTGGCAAAAAGAATACGGCAAGGTTTTAAGGAGAAATCTAGCGAAATTCAGGCTGAAAGCCAAGCTGTTACAGAATTAACGACTTCAAATTTGGAGGCATATCGATATTATAATCTTGGCGAAACGCTCTTGAGTCAATTCAAATATAGAGAAGCTGCTGAAGAGTTCAAAAGAGCCGTCACCCTGGACTCGACATTTGCTCTTGCTCATTTCCGGTTGGCTTTTGCTAAACAGTATGGTGGTATGGGAGGGGACAAGGAAGCTATGCGGATGGCCATAAAATACATCGACAAAGTGCCTGAAAAAGAGCATTTTTTGATCAGGGCACAAGATGCATGGTTTAATAATAGACGGGAAAAGTCATACACACTGTATCAGGAAGTTTTGAAAATATATCCTCAGGAGAAGGAAGCACTCCTTCAAATTGCCGAATATATGTTGCACCATACTTTGGATCCAATTTCCGCACTACAATATTTTGAGAAATCGGTCGATGCAGATCCTGGCTATGGGGATGGCCTGGGACATCTAATTTATCTGAATCACGCTCTAAAAAGACACGATAAGGCAATCGAATATGCACTGCAGTTTGTTGATTTGCATCCGGGCGAGGCATCGTATCGCAGATTAGGAGAGACTTACTGCTTTGCTGGTCAATTTAGCAAGGCAGAAGAAGTATTGAATAGAGCCTTAGAACTATTCCCCCGAAGCCCAGGGCTAGTTATCACTAAGGCGAATATCCCAGTCTTTAAGGAGAGTTATGAGACTGCAAAAGCTCAGATCACTGTGTTTCTATTAGATGCCAATTCCATATCGGAGCGAAGAATGGGTTCTCGATACCTGGCCGACTTATATGCTTATCAGGGAAAATATAAAGAAATTGAAGCAGTGTTTGACAAGATTATCGGGTTGGACTCGATGTCAGATCCAGATGCCAGGCTAAGATTTGATTACGCGGAAAAGGCATGGTGGCTTGCAGTCGGAAGGGGCGATGGAAACGCTGCTAAAACGGAAATTGAGAAGGCAAAAAGGATCGGAGGCCAACAAATCTCCTGGTTCTTTATGTCTCTTTTGCGAACTTATTTGCTTTTGGGCGAATTTGATGCTGCCGATTCTAGTTATTCGGCTGCAATCGCTTTAGCTGGTGAGGAAATGCATCCTTTTAGGTCGCACCTGATTAATGGGTATAAATACAAATCTCGCCAGGAATTTGGCAAGGCTGCTGCCGAGTTTGAAAAGTGGATAGAAATTAGAGGCTCGTTTAACTTTTGGGACAAAGTATTTTATTTATACGAACTTGCAGGTTGTTATTTTAGCTTAGGCGATTACAAGAAAGCGATTGAAACCATCGCCAATATGCAAGGAATTTATATAACCTTTACGCCTAACAATAATTTACCTAGCTCACGTGGCGCCGTTTATCCGAGGGGCTTCCATCTTCTCGGCAAGATCTATGAGAAACAAGGTGAACCTAAGCGTGCCATCGAAAACTACGAAAAATTCCTCGAAATCTGGAAAAACGCCGACGAAGATTTGCCGGATTTGATCGATGCGAAGGCGAGGCTGGCGAGATTGAAGGAAAACTCGAAGTAATCAATTACTACTAACAAAAACCTATATAATAATTTCAACCAACAAAATAAAAGAAATCATTGGGAATTCTTTTTTGAGTATGTATATTAGAAAAAGAATCTTAAAATGATGTCCTTGTACTGGTAATATTCCATACAGATAAAAAAAGAAAATTTCTTTTTAGAAATAACCAGAGGTCATTATGAAAAAACTATCCCTTTTAATTGGCTTGATTTTTATCCCTATTTCAATATCAGCCCAGGATTCCCCTGGCAAGCGATTAGAGAAATCTCCAAGGCACCAGGAATGGGTAAAAATCAAACAGGGAGAACGGATTGTCCATGCGTTTTTAGTATACCCGGAAATTAAAGACAAAGCGCCGGCTGTTATTGTCATCCATGAAAACAGGGGATTAAACGATTGGGTATGCAGTGTTGCCGATCGGCTTGCTGAAGCCGGTTATATTGCGATTGCCCCCGACTTACTTTCCGGTATGGGACCGGATGGAGGAAAGACAAGTGATTTTCCCGACAGAAATGCCGCAAGGGATGCAATATATAGCCTGACTCCTGAGCAGGTCACTGCTGATTTAAATGCAACTGCAGACTATGTCAAAAAACTGCCTGCCGCCAATGGTACTTTGGCAGTATCCGGATTTTGTTGGGGAGGTTCCCAAACTTTTCGCTTCGCTACCAATCGTAAAGACTTATCTGCAGCCTATGTTTTCTACGGCAGCGCTCCCAAGAATAAAGAAGACCTTGCTAAAATCCAATGTCCTGTTTATGGTTTCTATGGCGGTAACGATGCCAGGGTAACATCAACCATTCCCAAAACTTCTGAATTAATGAAGGAAGTCAAAAAAACCTATGAGCCAGTTATTTATGACCAAGCCAGGCACGGATTCATGCGTGCAGGTGAAGCCGATGATGCATCGGAAGCCAATAAGAAAGCAGTGGCTGAAGGTTGGAAACGCTGGAAAGCACTTTTGAAAAGCTCTGAAGAAAAGTAAGAAAGTGAAACGCGAAGATTGTAGTTTGGAGTAGTTGAACTGTAAATCTTTAAGGTAATTGAATCGGAAATAACCGTTTAGTTGTAGTGGGGGTTTTCCTTATTATGCTTTGCGTATCAATGTGCGGTACGACGAAGATGTTTCATTTCGATCGCAGTCCCTTTATTCCCTATATGCCAATCGTTCTATTTAATAATGGTTGGATCGCTGCCGATTCTTGCTCGAAGGGAGTTCATGCCCTGGTGGAATTCGAAGTTCCAATTGATGAGGTTAATCCTGGATTTGGCAAATATGAAAAAGTGGGACTTTGGTTGGAATCTAGATTTCCTCACAAGGCAGAACACGTTCGAATTGCTGGGCCTTTACCCAGGCAAATCTTGAATTACCAATCTTATGATATTAGCAGGTTGATGAATAGAACCGGACAACCGGAGGAAGAGTACTGGGTTTATGTTATTCAAGCACAGTTTAACCTTGGATTACTACCGAAGCATGGAGATGCCATTTATCTATTGTATGAAAGCAGATTGATCAGTTTTCTGTGGAAGTAATTTTTATTGCTGAAAGATTTGGATTCAAATTTCGATCTGAGATTATTGTGAACTTTCGATTGATAAAAAAGTAACTTAAGAGATCCACCGCAAAACAGAGCGGATAACTATAAACGCAATATGGAAAAGGTTAACACCATGAGAGAATTTGTGGAATTCCTGGTTAAGCATTTGGTTGATCATCCGGATGAAATTCGGATTAATGAATTAGAAAGCGAACGTTCCATAATTTATGAATTGCATGTAGCTAAGAGTGATATGGGAAAAGTCCTCGGTAAAAAAGGCCGAACTGCTCATGCTATGCGTACTCTTATCAATGCGGCTGCTGGGGCAAGTACAAAAAAAAGAGTTATGCTGGAAATCATTGAGTAAAGTTAGTTAAAATATTTGGGGATTCATTTTGCGAGTAACTGTAATAAAAAAATTAATATTCTTAATTCTGAATTTCCAAATACTGGTTTCACTATCCTTTGCCCAAGAGGAAAATCCGGGCTGGTTCTCTCACAAACGGTTATCGTTTTCTCTCAATACCACCTATCATTTCAGCCCCTGGGATAATTACAATAATGCATTAGCAACAGTTACGAAATAGATTCGATTGGATAATTTTATTTATGAACCAACCGGTTTTTATAAAAAGATTAAACAGGGATGGCACACACTTTTGGGTGCATGATTACGAAACGCATGAGTTTTGTAAACTGGAGTTGGAGGGATTGTAGGACTAAACCTCAAATTCAAAAAATTAAATTTTCAAACCAAAGTTCGACCTAATTGAGATTTGTTTGGAATCTGTCTTTTGGTATTTGGAAATTAAGTAAATTATGAGTGTAAGGTATAAGTATTGTAAATAAGCTTATACCTTACACCCAATACCTAAAATTCCCTAGGAGGAAGTCATTTTCTGCAAGTTATCTAAAACTCCTTGAATGCGTTGTTTCTGATTTTCCGGCGCTTTATCCAGTGCGGTTTTGTAGTTCTTGACGGCATCCTTGGTTTTGCCTTTTTTGGCATAGGCTTCGCCAAGACTATCATAAGCATTCCATGAATCGGAATGTTTCTTAACATTAAGCTTGAAGATTTCTATAGCTTTGTCTACCTGGTCTGTTTGGAAATATAAATAACCGGCTGTGTTGAGGTCACTTTCAACACCGGTATTCTTGGCAAATTTCACAGCAGCGGCGATGGCTGTATTGGATTCTGCTGTTTTATTTGCTTGAACCAGCAACCTGGCCTTAACAGATAAATTATTGATGTTTTTGTCTCTATTGATAGAATTATCTGCCCAACTTAATGCTTCGTCGGTAGCCATATTATTTTGCAGGCAATAATTTGCGGCTTGCAGATATGCTTGCCAGCGGAATCCGGCCAATGATTTTAACTCACTTCGCATATTATTCAGAACGATCTTTGGTGTGTCCACTTCAATCTTGAATGGAATCTTTTTCTTTTCCCATTGGAGATATGCAGTAGCAGATGTATTAGAAATATCCTCGAAGCCATACTGCAGCCATTCCAGATGATCAACGTTCATAGGTGAAACGGTTACTCTTAAAGCGTCTGCATGTGGGTCATAGAAAAAGCTACCCCAGGCCATGTT
This window of the candidate division KSB1 bacterium genome carries:
- a CDS encoding tetratricopeptide repeat protein; the protein is MDLSGLLITSLEQSRRLSVLTRSRLFDILKQMGKPNIEQIDVELGREICRKANINFLAIASIRKFGRVYTLDFKLLDTNKNRYFLTASENGEGHESIPDLIDKLAKRIRQGFKEKSSEIQAESQAVTELTTSNLEAYRYYNLGETLLSQFKYREAAEEFKRAVTLDSTFALAHFRLAFAKQYGGMGGDKEAMRMAIKYIDKVPEKEHFLIRAQDAWFNNRREKSYTLYQEVLKIYPQEKEALLQIAEYMLHHTLDPISALQYFEKSVDADPGYGDGLGHLIYLNHALKRHDKAIEYALQFVDLHPGEASYRRLGETYCFAGQFSKAEEVLNRALELFPRSPGLVITKANIPVFKESYETAKAQITVFLLDANSISERRMGSRYLADLYAYQGKYKEIEAVFDKIIGLDSMSDPDARLRFDYAEKAWWLAVGRGDGNAAKTEIEKAKRIGGQQISWFFMSLLRTYLLLGEFDAADSSYSAAIALAGEEMHPFRSHLINGYKYKSRQEFGKAAAEFEKWIEIRGSFNFWDKVFYLYELAGCYFSLGDYKKAIETIANMQGIYITFTPNNNLPSSRGAVYPRGFHLLGKIYEKQGEPKRAIENYEKFLEIWKNADEDLPDLIDAKARLARLKENSK
- a CDS encoding dienelactone hydrolase family protein, which codes for MKKLSLLIGLIFIPISISAQDSPGKRLEKSPRHQEWVKIKQGERIVHAFLVYPEIKDKAPAVIVIHENRGLNDWVCSVADRLAEAGYIAIAPDLLSGMGPDGGKTSDFPDRNAARDAIYSLTPEQVTADLNATADYVKKLPAANGTLAVSGFCWGGSQTFRFATNRKDLSAAYVFYGSAPKNKEDLAKIQCPVYGFYGGNDARVTSTIPKTSELMKEVKKTYEPVIYDQARHGFMRAGEADDASEANKKAVAEGWKRWKALLKSSEEK
- a CDS encoding KH domain-containing protein encodes the protein MREFVEFLVKHLVDHPDEIRINELESERSIIYELHVAKSDMGKVLGKKGRTAHAMRTLINAAAGASTKKRVMLEIIE
- a CDS encoding tetratricopeptide repeat protein, whose amino-acid sequence is MKQSRFTTFVMVLAALVMVAAPLIAQNLTTPRASSYASVSQRIGITDVTITYHRPGVKGRAIWGALVPNGMAKGQNFNNGIDFPWRAGANENTTITFTHDVSIEGQNLAAGNYGLHMLPSENEMTIIFSKDNMAWGSFFYDPHADALRVTVSPMNVDHLEWLQYGFEDISNTSATAYLQWEKKKIPFKIEVDTPKIVLNNMRSELKSLAGFRWQAYLQAANYCLQNNMATDEALSWADNSINRDKNINNLSVKARLLVQANKTAESNTAIAAAVKFAKNTGVESDLNTAGYLYFQTDQVDKAIEIFKLNVKKHSDSWNAYDSLGEAYAKKGKTKDAVKNYKTALDKAPENQKQRIQGVLDNLQKMTSS